The Anabaena sp. PCC 7108 region TCAACAAGTGGCACAATTGGCAATTATCCTTAATCAAGGAGTATATAATCAGTCTTCAAACTCATCAGTACCAGCAGCAGAAGTAGTTAACAATTTTGTTTCTACTCCTAATCCCACTCCGCAAGAAGTTGACCCTGTAATTAGTCGTCTGAGTCAGTATCTTGATGATTTCTAAGAAACAAGCAACTTTATCAGCCTGTTGACAAGATCAAGTGGGAAGTGTGAGAACCATAGCATTTATAACAGGTGACTCTTAACAGGTGACAGGTGACAGTCTGAAAAGTCTTTTGAGACTGTCACCTGCTATATTAAACCAATTTACGTGTTTTCCATAAATAACTAGATAGCCAATTTGTGAGGATATGAGCCACAATTGGAACTAACAAATTACCGCTGAGTAGAGCGCTATAACCTAGAATGATGCCGATAAGAGTTGCCCAAATCACATAAGGCCACTGTTCGGAACCACTCAGGTGTAAAACACCAAAGCAAAGACTTGAGACAATGATGGCTACATGATCAGCGCCTAAAGCTGGTAACATAACACCACGAAATAATAGTTCTTCACTTAACCCCGGTAGTAATCCCAGCCATATCAAGTCGGGTAAAGCTAATGGCTTAAGTATTAGTTCTAGGTAATAATCAGCACTTTTACGATAGGGAGGGGAAAAGCGGTAAGCTAAACCACTGAACACAGTGATCATTAAACCCAACCCCAGTCCCAAGAAGAGATCCCTTTCGTACCAGTACAATTTAAATATAGGAAAGTTGCCAAAGCGCAACCATAGTTTGGCGACTATCCACAAAATAACCGCAGTTGCACCCATAGCTACGAGTACTTGGATGCGTGTGAGGTAAGGAATTTCTGGTTCTTGCTTTTGTTGTTCAACCACAGGCGTTTGGGTAATGGGTAATTAGTAATGGGTAATTGGTAATGGGTAATTGGTAAAAACTTTTTATTCCCTATTCTCTGTTCTTTGACTAATGAATGATGTATTAATACCAGCTTTGTGAGCTACTAATACTCCTACTGCTTCTAAATATGAGTTTACTTGTATGGATTTGATTGCCAACGCTGGAGCAGAAACTTCTATGAGGGTTTTATTTTCTGCGACTGTAATTATTTGACATTGCTTGTGGCTTAAACTTAGTAAAGCACTGCTACCACAAGCGTTTGCAGGTACAATAATGGCATTAACTTGATCTGCCCAGATATCTTCTGGTAAAGAATTGATAACTTCCTTCTTAATAATAAATTGTGGAGCGCGACTTAAGCCAACAAGAACGCAGGGTAAAAAGGTATAGCCCAGTTCTTCGGCAGCCGAACGAGGGGATAAATCAGGGTCTGGGGGGGCTGTAGAAAGGGCTGGAGCATGGGCGCAAGGTATTTGAAAGGTGCGGACTAATAAATGGCTAATGACGGCTTCTGCACCTGCTAGAGGGTCTACTCCTTTTCCATGTCGGTAGTTCTGAACTGCTTTTTCATCTATAT contains the following coding sequences:
- a CDS encoding CPBP family intramembrane glutamic endopeptidase — protein: MVEQQKQEPEIPYLTRIQVLVAMGATAVILWIVAKLWLRFGNFPIFKLYWYERDLFLGLGLGLMITVFSGLAYRFSPPYRKSADYYLELILKPLALPDLIWLGLLPGLSEELLFRGVMLPALGADHVAIIVSSLCFGVLHLSGSEQWPYVIWATLIGIILGYSALLSGNLLVPIVAHILTNWLSSYLWKTRKLV
- a CDS encoding DUF3326 domain-containing protein, coding for MHLPYTAILIIPTGIGAAIGGYAGDALPVARLISQVCDRLITHPNVLNGASLYWNLPNTLYVEGYGLDKFASQCWGLRPVHSNRVGLLLDQAIEPELMLRHLQAADAARATLGLTITNHVVTDAPLNVELRTSASGASWGTIGNPDSLLRAAEILIKKEGADAIAVVARFPEDIDEKAVQNYRHGKGVDPLAGAEAVISHLLVRTFQIPCAHAPALSTAPPDPDLSPRSAAEELGYTFLPCVLVGLSRAPQFIIKKEVINSLPEDIWADQVNAIIVPANACGSSALLSLSHKQCQIITVAENKTLIEVSAPALAIKSIQVNSYLEAVGVLVAHKAGINTSFISQRTENRE